A section of the Papio anubis isolate 15944 chromosome 2, Panubis1.0, whole genome shotgun sequence genome encodes:
- the MST1R gene encoding macrophage-stimulating protein receptor isoform X5, with the protein MELLPPLPQSFLLLLLLPAKPAAAKEWQCPRTPYAASRDFNVKYMVPSFSAGGLVQAMVTYQGDKNESAVFVAIRNRLHVLGPDLKSVQSLATGPAGDPGCQTCAACGPGPHGPSGDTDTKVLVLEPALPALVSCGSSLQGRCFLHDLDPQGTAVHLAAPVCLFSAHHNWPDDCPDCVASPLGTRVTVVEQGQASYFYVASSLDAAVAASFSPRSVSIRRLKADASGFAPGFVALSVLPKHLVSYSIEYVHSFHTGAFVYFLTVQPASVTDAPGALHTRLARLSATEPELGDYRELVLDCRFAPKRRRRGAPKGGQPYPVLRVAHSAPVGAQLATELSIAEGQEVLFGVFVAGKDSGPGVGPNSVVCAFPIDLLDTLIDEGVERCCESPVHPGLRRGLDFFQSPSFCPNPPGLEAPSPNTSCRHFPLLVSSSFSRVDLFNGLLGTVEVTALYVTCLDNVTVAHMGTADGRILQVELARSLNYLLYVSNFSLGDSGQPVQRDVSRLGDHLFFASGDQVFQVPIQGPGCRHFLTCGRCLRAQRFMGCGWCGNMCGRQKECPGSWQQDHCPPKLTEFHPHSGPLRGSTRLTLCGSNFYLHPSGLVPEGTHQITVGQSPCRPLPKDSSKLRPVLRKDFVEEFECELEPLGTQAVGPTNVSLTVTNMPPGKHFRVDGTSMLRGFFFMEPVLIAVQPLFGPRAGGTCLTLEGQSLSVGTSRAVLVNGTECLLARVSEGQLLCATPPGAMVASVPLSLQVGGAQVPGSWTFHYREDPVVLSISPNCGYSNSHITICGQHLTSAWHLVLSFHDGLRAVESRQCERQLPEQQLCRLPEYVVRDPQGWVAGNLSAWGDGAAGFTLPGFRFLTPPHPPSANLIPLKPEEHAIKFEVCVDGECRILGRVVWPGPDGVPQSTLLGILLPLLLLVAALATALVFSYWWQRKQLVLPPNLDDLASLDQTAGAIPLPILYSGSDYRSGLARPATDGLDSTCVHGASFSNSEDESCVPLLRKESIQLRDLDSALLAEVKDVLIPHERVVTHSDRVIGKGHFGVVYHGEYIDQAQNRIQCAIKSLSRITEMQQVEAFLREGLLMRGLNHPNVLALIGIMLPPEGLPHVLLPYMCHGDLLQFIRSPQRNPTVKDLISFGLQVAHGMEYLAEQKFVHRDLAARNCMLDESFTVKVADFGLARDILDKEYYSVRQHRHARLPVKWMALESLQTYRFTTKSDVWSFGVLLWELLTRGAPPYPHIDPFDLTHFLAQGRRLPQPEYCPNSLYQVMQQCWEADPAARPTFGVLVGEVEQIVSALLGDHYVQLPATYMNLGPSTSHEMNVHPEQQQSSPMPGSAHRPRPLSEPPRPT; encoded by the exons ATGGAGCTCCTCCCTCCGCTGCCTCAGTCCTTcttactgctgctgctgttgcctgCCAAGCCCGCGGCGGCCAAGGAATGGCAGTGCCCGCGCACCCCCTACGCGGCCTCTCGAGACTTTAACGTGAAGTACATGGTGCCCAGCTTCTCCGCCGGAGGCCTGGTGCAGGCCATGGTGACCTACCAGGGCGACAAAAATGAGAGTGCTGTGTTTGTAGCCATACGCAATCGCCTGCACGTGCTTGGGCCTGACCTGAAGTCTGTCCAGAGCCTGGCCACGGGCCCTGCTGGGGACCCTGGCTGCCAGACGTGTGCAGCCTGTGGCCCAGGCCCCCACGGCCCTTCCGGTGACACAGACACAAAGGTGCTGGTGCTGGAGCCCGCGCTGCCTGCCCTGGTCAGTTGTGGCTCCAGCCTGCAGGGCCGCTGCTTCCTGCATGACCTAGATCCCCAAGGGACAGCCGTGCATCTGGCAGCTCCAGTCTGCCTCTTCTCAGCCCACCATAACTGGCCGGATGACTGCCCCGACTGTGTGGCCAGCCCATTGGGCACCCGTGTGACTGTGGTTGAGCAAGGCCAGGCCTCCTATTTCTACGTGGCATCCTCACTGGACGCAGCTGTGGCTGCCAGCTTCAGCCCACGCTCAGTGTCTATCAGGCGTCTCAAGGCCGACGCCTCGGGATTTGCACCAGGCTTTGTGGCGTTGTCAGTGCTGCCCAAGCATCTTGTCTCCTACAGTATTGAATACGTGCACAGCTTCCATACGGGAGCCTTCGTCTACTTCCTGACTGTACAGCCGGCCAGCGTGACTGATGCTCCTGGTGCCCTGCACACACGCCTGGCACGACTTAGCGCCACTGAGCCAGAGTTGGGTGACTATCGGGAGCTGGTCCTCGACTGCAGATTTGCTCCGAAACGCAGGCGCCGGGGGGCCCCAAAGGGCGGACAGCCCTACCCTGTGCTGCGGGTGGCCCACTCTGCTCCAGTGGGTGCTCAACTTGCCACTGAGCTGAGCATTGCTGAGGGCCAGGAAGTGCTATTTGGGGTCTTTGTGGCTGGCAAGGATAGTGGCCCTGGCGTGGGCCCCAACTCTGTCGTCTGTGCCTTCCCCATTGACCTGCTGGACACATTAATTGATGAAGGTGTGGAGCGCTGTTGTGAATCCCCAGTCCATCCAGGCCTCCGGCGAGGCCTCGACTTCTTCCAGTCACCCAGTTTTTGCCCCAACCCG CCTGGCCTGGAGGCCCCCAGCCCCAACACCAGCTGCCGCCACTTCCCTTTGCTGGTCAGTAGCAGCTTCTCACGTGTGGACCTATTCAACGGGCTGTTGGGAACAGTAGAGGTCACTGCACTGTATGTGACATGCCTTGACAACGTCACAGTGGCGCACATGGGCACAGCGGATGGGCGTATCCTGCAG GTGGAGCTGGCCAGGTCACTCAACTACTTGCTGTATGTGTCCAACTTCTCACTGGGTGACAGTGGGCAGCCCGTGCAGCGGGATGTCAGTCGCCTTGGGGACCACCTATTCTTCGCCTCTGGGGACCAG GTTTTCCAGGTGCCTATCCAAGGCCCTGGCTGCCGCCACTTCCTCACCTGTGGGCGTTGCCTAAGGGCACAGCGTTTCATGGGCTGTGGCTGGTGTGGGAACATGTGTGGCCGGCAGAAGGAGTGTCCTGGCTCCTGGCAACAGGACCACTGTCCGCCTAAGCTTACTGAG TTCCACCCCCACAGTGGACCTTTAAGGGGCAGTACAAGGCTGACCCTGTGTGGCTCCAACTTCTACCTGCACCCTTCTGGTCTGGTGCCTGAGGGAACCCATCAGATCACTGTGGGCCAAAGTCCCTGCCGGCCACTGCCCAAGGACAGCTCAAAACTCAG ACCAGTGCTCCGGAAAGACTTTGTAGAGGAGTTTGAGTGTGAACTGGAGCCCTTGGGCACCCAAGCAGTGGGGCCTACCAACGTCAGCCTCACCGTGACTAACATGCCACCGGGCAAGCACTTCCGGGTAGACGGCACCTCCATGCTGAGAGGCTTCTTTTTCATG GAGCCAGTGCTGATAGCAGTGCAACCCCTCTTTGGCCCACGGGCAGGAGGCACCTGTCTCACTCTTGAAGGCCAGAGTCTGTCTGTAGGCACCAGCCGGGCTGTGCTGGTCAATGGGACTGAGTGTCTGCTAGCACG GGTCAGTGAGGGGCAGCTTTTATGTGCCACACCCCCTGGGGCCATGGTGGCCAGTGTCCCCCTTAGCCTGCAGGTGGGGGGTGCCCAGGTACCTGGTTCCTGGACCTTCCACTACAGAGAAGACCCTGTCGTGCTAAGCATCAGCCCCAACTGTGGCTACAG CAACTCCCACATCACCATCTGTGGCCAGCATCTAACTTCAGCATGGCACTTAGTGCTGTCATTCCATGACGGGCTTAGGGCAGTGGAGAGCAGG CAGTGTGAGAGGCAGCTTCCAGAGCAGCAGTTGTGCCGCCTGCCTGAATATGTGGTCCGAGACCCCCAGGGATGGGTGGCAGGAAATCTGAGTGCCTGGGGGGATGGAGCTGCTGGCTTTACACTGCCTGGCTTTCGCTTCCTAACCCCACCCCATCCACCCAGTGCCAACCTAATTCCACTGAAGCCTGAGGAGCATGCCATTAAGTTTGAG GTCTGCGTGGATGGTGAATGTCGCATCCTGGGTAGAGTGGTGTGGCCAGGGCCAGATGGGGTCCCACAGAGCACGCTCCTTGGTATCCTGCTGCCTTTGCTGCTGCTTGTGGCCGCATTGGCCACTGCACTGGTCTTCAGCTACTGGTGGCAGAGGAAGCAGCTAG TTCTTCCTCCCAACCTGGATGACCTGGCATCCCTGGACCAGACTGCTGGAGCCATACCCCTGCCTATTCTCTACTCGGGCTCTGACTACAGAAGTGGCCTTG CACGCCCTGCCACTGATGGTCTAGATTCCACTTGTGTCCATGGAGCATCCTTCTCCAATAGTGAAGATGAATCCTGTGTTCCACTGCTGCGGAAAGAGTCCATCCAGCTAAGGGACCTGGACTCTGCGCTGTTGGCTGAGGTCAAGGATGTGCTGATTCCCCATGAGCGGGTGGTCACCCACAGTGACCGAGTCATTGGCAAAG GCCACTTTGGAGTTGTCTACCATGGAGAATACATAGACCAGGCCCAGAATCGAATCCAATGTGCCATCAAGTCACTAAGTC GCATCACAGAGATGCAGCAGGTGGAGGCCTTCCTTCGAGAGGGGCTGCTCATGCGTGGCCTGAACCACCCGAATGTGCTGGCTCTCATTGGTATCATGTTGCCACCCGAGGGCCTGCCCCATGTGCTGCTGCCCTATATGTGCCACGGTGACCTGCTCCAGTTCATCCGCTCACCTCAGCGG AACCCCACCGTGAAGGACCTCATCAGCTTTGGCCTGCAGGTAGCCCATGGCATGGAGTACCTCGCAGAGCAGAAGTTTGTGCACAGGGACCTGGCTGCGCGAAACTGCAT GCTGGACGAGTCATTCACTGTCAAGGTGGCTGACTTTGGTTTGGCCCGTGACATCCTGGACAAGGAATACTATAGTGTTCGACAGCATCGCCACGCTCGCCTACCTGTGAAGTGGATGGCGCTGGAGAGCCTGCAGACCTATAGATTTACCACCAAGTCTGATGTG TGGTCATTTGGTGTGCTACTGTGGGAACTGTTGACACGGGGTGCCCCACCATACCCCCACATCGACCCTTTTGACCTCACCCACTTCCTGGCCCAGGGTCGGCGCCTGCCCCAGCCTGAGTATTGCCCCAATTCTCT GTACCAAGTGATGCAGCAATGCTGGGAGGCGGACCCAGCAGCGCGACCCACCTTCGGAGTACTAGTGGGGGAAGTGGAGCAGATAGTGTCTGCACTGCTTGGGGACCATTATGTGCAGCTGCCAGCAACCTACATGAACTTGGGCCCCAGCACCTCACATGAGATGAATGTGCATCCAGAACAGCAGCAGTCCTCACCCATGCCAGGGAGTGCACACCGGCCCCGGCCACTCTCAGAGCCTCCTCGGCCCACTTGA
- the MST1R gene encoding macrophage-stimulating protein receptor isoform X3 has protein sequence MELLPPLPQSFLLLLLLPAKPAAAKEWQCPRTPYAASRDFNVKYMVPSFSAGGLVQAMVTYQGDKNESAVFVAIRNRLHVLGPDLKSVQSLATGPAGDPGCQTCAACGPGPHGPSGDTDTKVLVLEPALPALVSCGSSLQGRCFLHDLDPQGTAVHLAAPVCLFSAHHNWPDDCPDCVASPLGTRVTVVEQGQASYFYVASSLDAAVAASFSPRSVSIRRLKADASGFAPGFVALSVLPKHLVSYSIEYVHSFHTGAFVYFLTVQPASVTDAPGALHTRLARLSATEPELGDYRELVLDCRFAPKRRRRGAPKGGQPYPVLRVAHSAPVGAQLATELSIAEGQEVLFGVFVAGKDSGPGVGPNSVVCAFPIDLLDTLIDEGVERCCESPVHPGLRRGLDFFQSPSFCPNPPGLEAPSPNTSCRHFPLLVSSSFSRVDLFNGLLGTVEVTALYVTCLDNVTVAHMGTADGRILQVELARSLNYLLYVSNFSLGDSGQPVQRDVSRLGDHLFFASGDQVFQVPIQGPGCRHFLTCGRCLRAQRFMGCGWCGNMCGRQKECPGSWQQDHCPPKLTEFHPHSGPLRGSTRLTLCGSNFYLHPSGLVPEGTHQITVGQSPCRPLPKDSSKLRPVLRKDFVEEFECELEPLGTQAVGPTNVSLTVTNMPPGKHFRVDGTSMLRGFFFMEPVLIAVQPLFGPRAGGTCLTLEGQSLSVGTSRAVLVNGTECLLARVSEGQLLCATPPGAMVASVPLSLQVGGAQVPGSWTFHYREDPVVLSISPNCGYSNSHITICGQHLTSAWHLVLSFHDGLRAVESRQCERQLPEQQLCRLPEYVVRDPQGWVAGNLSAWGDGAAGFTLPGFRFLTPPHPPSANLIPLKPEEHAIKFEYIGLGAVTDCVGVNVTVGGESCQHEFRGDMVVCPLPPSLQLGKDGAPLQVCVDGECRILGRVVWPGPDGVPQSTLLGILLPLLLLVAALATALVFSYWWQRKQLVLPPNLDDLASLDQTAGAIPLPILYSGSDYRSGLDSTCVHGASFSNSEDESCVPLLRKESIQLRDLDSALLAEVKDVLIPHERVVTHSDRVIGKGHFGVVYHGEYIDQAQNRIQCAIKSLSRITEMQQVEAFLREGLLMRGLNHPNVLALIGIMLPPEGLPHVLLPYMCHGDLLQFIRSPQRNPTVKDLISFGLQVAHGMEYLAEQKFVHRDLAARNCMLDESFTVKVADFGLARDILDKEYYSVRQHRHARLPVKWMALESLQTYRFTTKSDVWSFGVLLWELLTRGAPPYPHIDPFDLTHFLAQGRRLPQPEYCPNSLYQVMQQCWEADPAARPTFGVLVGEVEQIVSALLGDHYVQLPATYMNLGPSTSHEMNVHPEQQQSSPMPGSAHRPRPLSEPPRPT, from the exons ATGGAGCTCCTCCCTCCGCTGCCTCAGTCCTTcttactgctgctgctgttgcctgCCAAGCCCGCGGCGGCCAAGGAATGGCAGTGCCCGCGCACCCCCTACGCGGCCTCTCGAGACTTTAACGTGAAGTACATGGTGCCCAGCTTCTCCGCCGGAGGCCTGGTGCAGGCCATGGTGACCTACCAGGGCGACAAAAATGAGAGTGCTGTGTTTGTAGCCATACGCAATCGCCTGCACGTGCTTGGGCCTGACCTGAAGTCTGTCCAGAGCCTGGCCACGGGCCCTGCTGGGGACCCTGGCTGCCAGACGTGTGCAGCCTGTGGCCCAGGCCCCCACGGCCCTTCCGGTGACACAGACACAAAGGTGCTGGTGCTGGAGCCCGCGCTGCCTGCCCTGGTCAGTTGTGGCTCCAGCCTGCAGGGCCGCTGCTTCCTGCATGACCTAGATCCCCAAGGGACAGCCGTGCATCTGGCAGCTCCAGTCTGCCTCTTCTCAGCCCACCATAACTGGCCGGATGACTGCCCCGACTGTGTGGCCAGCCCATTGGGCACCCGTGTGACTGTGGTTGAGCAAGGCCAGGCCTCCTATTTCTACGTGGCATCCTCACTGGACGCAGCTGTGGCTGCCAGCTTCAGCCCACGCTCAGTGTCTATCAGGCGTCTCAAGGCCGACGCCTCGGGATTTGCACCAGGCTTTGTGGCGTTGTCAGTGCTGCCCAAGCATCTTGTCTCCTACAGTATTGAATACGTGCACAGCTTCCATACGGGAGCCTTCGTCTACTTCCTGACTGTACAGCCGGCCAGCGTGACTGATGCTCCTGGTGCCCTGCACACACGCCTGGCACGACTTAGCGCCACTGAGCCAGAGTTGGGTGACTATCGGGAGCTGGTCCTCGACTGCAGATTTGCTCCGAAACGCAGGCGCCGGGGGGCCCCAAAGGGCGGACAGCCCTACCCTGTGCTGCGGGTGGCCCACTCTGCTCCAGTGGGTGCTCAACTTGCCACTGAGCTGAGCATTGCTGAGGGCCAGGAAGTGCTATTTGGGGTCTTTGTGGCTGGCAAGGATAGTGGCCCTGGCGTGGGCCCCAACTCTGTCGTCTGTGCCTTCCCCATTGACCTGCTGGACACATTAATTGATGAAGGTGTGGAGCGCTGTTGTGAATCCCCAGTCCATCCAGGCCTCCGGCGAGGCCTCGACTTCTTCCAGTCACCCAGTTTTTGCCCCAACCCG CCTGGCCTGGAGGCCCCCAGCCCCAACACCAGCTGCCGCCACTTCCCTTTGCTGGTCAGTAGCAGCTTCTCACGTGTGGACCTATTCAACGGGCTGTTGGGAACAGTAGAGGTCACTGCACTGTATGTGACATGCCTTGACAACGTCACAGTGGCGCACATGGGCACAGCGGATGGGCGTATCCTGCAG GTGGAGCTGGCCAGGTCACTCAACTACTTGCTGTATGTGTCCAACTTCTCACTGGGTGACAGTGGGCAGCCCGTGCAGCGGGATGTCAGTCGCCTTGGGGACCACCTATTCTTCGCCTCTGGGGACCAG GTTTTCCAGGTGCCTATCCAAGGCCCTGGCTGCCGCCACTTCCTCACCTGTGGGCGTTGCCTAAGGGCACAGCGTTTCATGGGCTGTGGCTGGTGTGGGAACATGTGTGGCCGGCAGAAGGAGTGTCCTGGCTCCTGGCAACAGGACCACTGTCCGCCTAAGCTTACTGAG TTCCACCCCCACAGTGGACCTTTAAGGGGCAGTACAAGGCTGACCCTGTGTGGCTCCAACTTCTACCTGCACCCTTCTGGTCTGGTGCCTGAGGGAACCCATCAGATCACTGTGGGCCAAAGTCCCTGCCGGCCACTGCCCAAGGACAGCTCAAAACTCAG ACCAGTGCTCCGGAAAGACTTTGTAGAGGAGTTTGAGTGTGAACTGGAGCCCTTGGGCACCCAAGCAGTGGGGCCTACCAACGTCAGCCTCACCGTGACTAACATGCCACCGGGCAAGCACTTCCGGGTAGACGGCACCTCCATGCTGAGAGGCTTCTTTTTCATG GAGCCAGTGCTGATAGCAGTGCAACCCCTCTTTGGCCCACGGGCAGGAGGCACCTGTCTCACTCTTGAAGGCCAGAGTCTGTCTGTAGGCACCAGCCGGGCTGTGCTGGTCAATGGGACTGAGTGTCTGCTAGCACG GGTCAGTGAGGGGCAGCTTTTATGTGCCACACCCCCTGGGGCCATGGTGGCCAGTGTCCCCCTTAGCCTGCAGGTGGGGGGTGCCCAGGTACCTGGTTCCTGGACCTTCCACTACAGAGAAGACCCTGTCGTGCTAAGCATCAGCCCCAACTGTGGCTACAG CAACTCCCACATCACCATCTGTGGCCAGCATCTAACTTCAGCATGGCACTTAGTGCTGTCATTCCATGACGGGCTTAGGGCAGTGGAGAGCAGG CAGTGTGAGAGGCAGCTTCCAGAGCAGCAGTTGTGCCGCCTGCCTGAATATGTGGTCCGAGACCCCCAGGGATGGGTGGCAGGAAATCTGAGTGCCTGGGGGGATGGAGCTGCTGGCTTTACACTGCCTGGCTTTCGCTTCCTAACCCCACCCCATCCACCCAGTGCCAACCTAATTCCACTGAAGCCTGAGGAGCATGCCATTAAGTTTGAG TATAttgggctgggtgctgtgactGACTGCGTGGGTGTCAACGTGACCGTGGGTGGTGAGAGCTGCCAGCACGAGTTCCGGGGGGACATGGTTgtctgccccctgcccccatccctgCAGCTTGGCAAGGATGGTGCCCCACTGCAG GTCTGCGTGGATGGTGAATGTCGCATCCTGGGTAGAGTGGTGTGGCCAGGGCCAGATGGGGTCCCACAGAGCACGCTCCTTGGTATCCTGCTGCCTTTGCTGCTGCTTGTGGCCGCATTGGCCACTGCACTGGTCTTCAGCTACTGGTGGCAGAGGAAGCAGCTAG TTCTTCCTCCCAACCTGGATGACCTGGCATCCCTGGACCAGACTGCTGGAGCCATACCCCTGCCTATTCTCTACTCGGGCTCTGACTACAGAAGTGGCCTTG ATTCCACTTGTGTCCATGGAGCATCCTTCTCCAATAGTGAAGATGAATCCTGTGTTCCACTGCTGCGGAAAGAGTCCATCCAGCTAAGGGACCTGGACTCTGCGCTGTTGGCTGAGGTCAAGGATGTGCTGATTCCCCATGAGCGGGTGGTCACCCACAGTGACCGAGTCATTGGCAAAG GCCACTTTGGAGTTGTCTACCATGGAGAATACATAGACCAGGCCCAGAATCGAATCCAATGTGCCATCAAGTCACTAAGTC GCATCACAGAGATGCAGCAGGTGGAGGCCTTCCTTCGAGAGGGGCTGCTCATGCGTGGCCTGAACCACCCGAATGTGCTGGCTCTCATTGGTATCATGTTGCCACCCGAGGGCCTGCCCCATGTGCTGCTGCCCTATATGTGCCACGGTGACCTGCTCCAGTTCATCCGCTCACCTCAGCGG AACCCCACCGTGAAGGACCTCATCAGCTTTGGCCTGCAGGTAGCCCATGGCATGGAGTACCTCGCAGAGCAGAAGTTTGTGCACAGGGACCTGGCTGCGCGAAACTGCAT GCTGGACGAGTCATTCACTGTCAAGGTGGCTGACTTTGGTTTGGCCCGTGACATCCTGGACAAGGAATACTATAGTGTTCGACAGCATCGCCACGCTCGCCTACCTGTGAAGTGGATGGCGCTGGAGAGCCTGCAGACCTATAGATTTACCACCAAGTCTGATGTG TGGTCATTTGGTGTGCTACTGTGGGAACTGTTGACACGGGGTGCCCCACCATACCCCCACATCGACCCTTTTGACCTCACCCACTTCCTGGCCCAGGGTCGGCGCCTGCCCCAGCCTGAGTATTGCCCCAATTCTCT GTACCAAGTGATGCAGCAATGCTGGGAGGCGGACCCAGCAGCGCGACCCACCTTCGGAGTACTAGTGGGGGAAGTGGAGCAGATAGTGTCTGCACTGCTTGGGGACCATTATGTGCAGCTGCCAGCAACCTACATGAACTTGGGCCCCAGCACCTCACATGAGATGAATGTGCATCCAGAACAGCAGCAGTCCTCACCCATGCCAGGGAGTGCACACCGGCCCCGGCCACTCTCAGAGCCTCCTCGGCCCACTTGA